In one Echinicola marina genomic region, the following are encoded:
- a CDS encoding type I restriction endonuclease subunit R, with amino-acid sequence MNIPSFKEDHISQLPALKLLMNLGWKYLSPEQALEARGGRTSNVLLETILKEQLQSINKIEYKQKEFTFSEVNVNSAILALRDLPVQDGFMAANKTFYELTTLGKSFEQSVLGDKKSFSFHYIDWRNPENNTYHITEEYSVTRSGRNESATDSHYRPDIVLFINGIPVVVIECKSPKIKEPVDKAIEQHLRNQQEDGIRVLYQYSNLVMGLACNEARYATTATGKEFWSIWKELFHKKAEETAWQDKLQELKNRPLSENERTVLFKERFKNVWDFFENLEKENQTTTEQDRLLYSLCQPQRLLDIMYNFTLYDDGIKKVTRYQQYFAVKNTLQKVSRKDTSGRREGGVIWHTQGSGKSLTMVMLAQLIATHQDIKNPKIVLVTDRIDLDDQITETFKKCQLPVDNAQTGKHLVELLSSSADSVITTLIHKFEAAVNRSKESFDSPDIFVLVDEGHRSQYGNFNIKMQKVFPNACFIAFTGTPLMKKEKSTANKFGGLIDVYSITDAVEDGAVVPLLYEGRHNLIEVNEKPLDNYFDRVSEPLTPYGKAALKRKFSSTNQLNKADQIIYARAWDISDHYEQHVQGISFGTLKAKGQLVAPNKTTAIRYREYLKEIGKVSCEVLISPPDVRENHDDAFEESEDVVLKFWKAMLDKYGKAENYEKSLINAFKKQNHPEIIIVVDKLLTGFDAPNNYVLYLTRQLKEHTLLQAIARVNRLAPGKEHGLIVDYYGNLANLDEALKTYSGDMDFESADLEGTFTNISEEIKKLPQAHSEVWDIFKEIKNKYDEPAYEELLQDEAIRHQFYEKVSVFARLLKLALSSFEFVTQTPEKQINKYKQDAKFFLALRISVKRRYFDDLEYKEYEPQVQKLIDKHITTEGEVLKITELVNIFDKEQREQEVEKLTSKAAKADHIASRTIKAINVKMNEDPVYYKKLSRLIRDTIEDYHQQRISEVEYLRKAQEYEETFHNGQKTNVPENLVGKDNAIAIYNLIGEIFKEHISDKEQAAHVAEGIDDVIRDSVFENGRLIIDWPNKSDIEGKIRIDIDDYLFDLKGKEGLSLPLDLIDQLVEEGLKVAKLKYV; translated from the coding sequence ATGAATATACCCTCATTCAAAGAAGATCATATCTCACAGCTTCCGGCACTGAAGCTGCTCATGAATTTGGGATGGAAATACCTCTCCCCTGAGCAGGCATTGGAGGCCAGAGGAGGAAGAACATCTAACGTGTTGTTGGAAACGATCCTCAAAGAGCAGTTGCAATCCATAAATAAAATAGAATACAAACAAAAAGAATTTACCTTCTCAGAAGTCAATGTAAACAGTGCCATACTGGCTTTGCGGGATCTTCCTGTACAAGACGGATTTATGGCAGCCAACAAAACTTTTTATGAACTCACCACGTTGGGTAAAAGCTTTGAGCAATCAGTATTAGGAGATAAGAAGAGTTTTTCCTTCCACTACATTGACTGGAGAAACCCGGAGAATAATACCTACCATATCACCGAAGAATACAGTGTAACACGTTCAGGACGAAATGAAAGTGCAACGGATAGCCATTACCGCCCGGACATTGTACTTTTTATCAATGGCATTCCAGTGGTGGTGATAGAATGTAAAAGTCCGAAAATCAAGGAACCTGTAGATAAGGCCATCGAACAACACCTTCGCAATCAACAGGAAGATGGTATTCGTGTATTATACCAGTATTCCAACCTGGTCATGGGATTGGCCTGCAATGAAGCTCGCTATGCTACTACAGCTACGGGAAAAGAGTTTTGGAGCATCTGGAAAGAATTGTTCCATAAAAAAGCGGAAGAAACAGCCTGGCAGGACAAACTTCAGGAGCTCAAAAACAGACCTTTATCGGAGAATGAGCGAACAGTACTCTTCAAAGAACGATTTAAGAACGTGTGGGACTTCTTTGAGAACCTAGAAAAAGAAAACCAAACCACTACCGAACAAGACAGGTTGCTATACAGCCTTTGCCAGCCTCAAAGGCTGCTGGATATTATGTACAACTTTACGTTGTATGATGATGGCATCAAGAAAGTAACACGCTATCAGCAATACTTTGCTGTAAAAAACACCCTGCAAAAGGTATCTCGAAAAGATACATCAGGACGAAGAGAAGGGGGTGTTATCTGGCATACACAAGGAAGTGGAAAATCCCTCACAATGGTGATGTTAGCTCAGCTTATCGCCACACACCAGGATATTAAGAACCCAAAAATCGTATTGGTAACCGACCGAATCGACCTGGACGATCAAATCACGGAAACTTTCAAAAAATGTCAACTCCCCGTTGATAATGCACAAACCGGAAAACACCTCGTGGAGTTGTTATCCAGTTCAGCCGATTCCGTGATTACTACTCTCATTCACAAGTTTGAGGCAGCCGTTAACCGCAGTAAAGAGTCTTTTGACTCACCAGACATATTTGTATTGGTGGATGAAGGCCACAGAAGCCAATACGGAAACTTCAACATCAAAATGCAAAAGGTATTCCCAAATGCCTGCTTCATTGCATTCACAGGTACTCCACTGATGAAAAAGGAAAAGAGTACAGCCAATAAGTTTGGAGGCTTGATCGATGTATATTCCATTACTGATGCAGTGGAAGACGGTGCAGTGGTCCCACTGTTATATGAAGGTCGTCACAACCTGATTGAAGTCAATGAAAAGCCTTTAGATAACTACTTTGACAGGGTTTCCGAGCCACTAACACCTTATGGTAAAGCAGCCCTGAAACGCAAATTCAGTTCCACCAATCAACTCAACAAAGCAGATCAAATCATCTATGCCCGTGCCTGGGACATATCCGATCACTATGAGCAACATGTCCAGGGCATTTCATTTGGCACACTAAAAGCCAAAGGGCAATTGGTAGCTCCAAATAAAACTACAGCCATTCGCTACAGGGAATACTTAAAGGAAATCGGCAAGGTCAGTTGTGAAGTATTGATCTCCCCTCCTGATGTTCGGGAAAATCATGACGATGCATTTGAGGAAAGTGAAGACGTAGTTTTAAAATTCTGGAAAGCCATGTTGGATAAATATGGTAAGGCAGAAAACTATGAAAAATCACTGATCAATGCTTTTAAAAAACAAAACCATCCTGAAATCATTATCGTGGTAGACAAATTATTAACCGGGTTTGATGCTCCTAATAACTACGTCCTATATCTCACACGCCAATTGAAAGAGCATACCCTTTTACAGGCCATTGCTCGTGTTAATCGCTTGGCTCCCGGAAAAGAACATGGATTGATCGTTGACTATTATGGCAACCTGGCCAACCTCGATGAAGCATTAAAAACCTATTCAGGTGATATGGATTTTGAAAGTGCCGACCTGGAAGGAACATTTACCAACATTAGTGAGGAAATAAAAAAACTTCCACAGGCACATTCAGAAGTATGGGACATCTTTAAGGAAATCAAGAACAAATACGATGAACCGGCTTACGAAGAACTATTGCAGGATGAAGCCATTAGACACCAATTCTATGAAAAGGTTTCTGTCTTTGCCCGCTTATTAAAATTAGCTTTATCGAGTTTTGAGTTTGTTACTCAAACTCCTGAAAAGCAGATCAACAAATACAAGCAAGACGCCAAGTTCTTCCTTGCCTTGAGAATATCTGTTAAGCGAAGGTATTTTGATGACCTGGAATACAAAGAGTACGAACCACAGGTACAGAAATTAATTGACAAGCACATCACTACCGAAGGAGAAGTACTGAAAATTACGGAACTGGTTAATATTTTTGACAAAGAACAACGGGAACAAGAAGTAGAAAAACTTACCAGCAAAGCAGCCAAGGCGGATCATATTGCCAGCCGGACAATTAAGGCGATCAATGTAAAAATGAACGAAGATCCGGTCTACTATAAGAAGCTTTCAAGGTTGATCCGGGATACGATAGAAGACTATCACCAACAGAGGATCTCGGAAGTAGAATATCTCAGAAAAGCTCAGGAATATGAAGAGACATTTCACAATGGACAAAAAACAAATGTACCGGAGAACCTTGTAGGCAAAGACAACGCCATTGCCATTTATAACCTCATCGGTGAAATTTTCAAGGAACATATATCCGATAAAGAGCAAGCTGCACATGTTGCTGAGGGTATCGATGATGTCATAAGAGATAGCGTATTTGAAAATGGGAGGCTAATTATCGACTGGCCCAATAAATCAGATATAGAAGGAAAAATCCGAATTGATATTGATGATTACCTATTTGACCTGAAAGGCAAGGAAGGCTTGAGCCTGCCCCTAGATTTGATTGATCAACTTGTAGAAGAAGGATTAAAAGTAGCAAAACTGAAATATGTCTAA
- a CDS encoding M48 family metallopeptidase codes for MSKDILYKKLSFGSKEISYELTYQERKTLGIRVYPDCSVKVIAPVETSEDNLKEKLKKKAPWILKQQNEFLSYHPLTPPRQYVNGETHLYLGRQYRLRIEPAQTNEVKLYRGRLIVFKRESQSPEKLLKEWYREKATSHFKATLRSLLPLFKKYKIEEPTLQILHMPTRWGSCTPKGKVILNPELIKAPKGSIEYVIIHELCHIVHHNHTKAFYDLQEKIMPDWKKWKERLEMSLT; via the coding sequence ATGTCTAAGGATATACTGTACAAAAAACTCTCTTTTGGCTCCAAAGAAATAAGCTATGAGTTGACTTATCAGGAAAGAAAGACCCTGGGCATTCGTGTTTACCCTGATTGCTCAGTGAAAGTAATTGCTCCTGTAGAGACATCTGAAGACAACCTGAAAGAAAAGCTTAAAAAGAAAGCTCCCTGGATACTCAAACAGCAAAATGAGTTTTTATCCTATCATCCCTTAACTCCACCCCGGCAATATGTAAACGGGGAAACACATCTTTACTTAGGCAGACAGTACCGATTGAGAATAGAACCGGCTCAAACCAATGAAGTGAAGCTATACAGAGGGCGTTTAATCGTTTTCAAAAGAGAAAGCCAAAGCCCTGAAAAACTATTAAAGGAGTGGTATAGAGAGAAAGCAACCAGCCATTTCAAGGCCACACTACGATCTTTATTACCCCTTTTCAAAAAGTATAAAATTGAGGAGCCTACCTTGCAAATCCTCCATATGCCGACAAGATGGGGAAGCTGTACTCCCAAAGGCAAAGTGATCTTAAACCCGGAATTAATCAAAGCACCTAAAGGAAGTATTGAATATGTCATTATTCATGAACTCTGCCATATCGTACACCACAACCACACCAAAGCTTTCTACGATTTACAGGAGAAAATAATGCCTGATTGGAAGAAATGGAAAGAGAGGTTAGAGATGTCTTTAACTTAG
- a CDS encoding plasmid mobilization protein has protein sequence MEKNQSPEKPYWLTVRLLPGEVQKLKKLLAQSAHCRNLSELVRTILFKQELTIKKRNASLDELKSEIVKVKGELRSIGVNINQITHYFNGHPDPTEKRYFARKILPLYKKVGQKTEQLMVMVSQLSKL, from the coding sequence ATGGAAAAAAATCAGTCCCCGGAAAAACCCTATTGGCTGACAGTAAGGTTATTGCCGGGAGAAGTCCAGAAGCTGAAAAAACTCCTGGCCCAATCGGCCCATTGCCGGAACCTCAGTGAGCTGGTGAGGACCATTCTTTTCAAACAAGAGTTGACCATAAAAAAAAGGAATGCTTCCCTGGACGAACTGAAATCTGAAATTGTAAAGGTAAAGGGAGAGCTCCGCTCCATAGGGGTCAACATCAACCAGATCACGCATTATTTCAACGGTCATCCCGACCCGACAGAGAAAAGGTATTTTGCCCGGAAGATCTTGCCTCTATATAAAAAGGTCGGCCAGAAAACGGAGCAACTGATGGTGATGGTCTCCCAACTGTCCAAGCTGTAA